A stretch of DNA from Endozoicomonas sp. 8E:
GTCGTTTGGAGATATCATGGCAAAGAAAGGTAAACTCTATATCATTGCAGCCCCCTCGGGAGCCGGTAAGACCAGTCTGGTCAAGGCTATGGTTCAGTCGACTCCCCATGTGAAGGTATCGGTTTCCCACACAACTCGTCCGATTCGACCCGGCGAAACAGACGGAATGAACTATCACTTCACCAGCAAGGACGCTTTTCTGGAGCTGATGAACCAGGGCCGGTTCCTGGAACACGCAGAAGTCTTCGGGAATTACTATGGCACCTCTGAAGCCTGGGTGCGAGAACAGCTGGATACCGGCGAAGACGTTATTCTTGAAATTGACTGGCAGGGTGCCGAGCAGGTGCGCAAGCTGATGCCAGAAGCCGTCAGCATCTTTATCCTGCCTCCTTCCAAGGAAGCGCTTCGTGAGCGTTTGATCGGTCGTGGCACCGATGACCTAGACGTGATTGAACGTCGTATGAATCAGGCTGTGAATGAGATGTCTCACTATGCAGAGTTTGATTACCTGGTTATCAACGATGAGTTTGATCTGGCATTGCGTGATCTGCAAACGATCATCAGGAGTCGTCGCCTGTCTATTGGCTGGATGCAGCACTACAAGTCCGGCCTTATTGAGGGTTTGCTGAACTGAACATCGGATTCGAAAGTGGTTCTGTCGGCAAGGATCTCTTTGTTCTTGCCGTTGACTCGGTCTGGCCAAAAACAGTCTGGTCAGCGCCGACAGCAGGGAGCAAAAACGCTGAGTTGTTACAACGAGTGGTTTCTCAGGCAGTCGTTCTGGGGAAGGGACAAAACGACAGCCATCGGGCTGCCGTTTTATTCTGCAGTTGCCTCTGATCAGATTGCTTCCGTGGCGTTGGTCAGCCACTCCAGATCTCCTCCTTCCAAAAGTGGAGACAGTTCACGTCTCACCCTGGCGTGATAGTTGTTCAGCCACTCAATCTCCGCACTATTGAGCTTATCGAGTAACAGTGGACGGGTATCAATCGGTGCCAGAGTCAGATCTGTCAGTTTGTAGAAATCGCCGAATTCGGTTTTGATATCTTCTTCAACCAGCATGATATTTTCGATCCGGATACCGTGCTTGCCATTACGATACATACCTGGCTCATTAGTAATCAGCATACCGGGTTTCAGAGCTACATCCAGGAAGTATTGGCTGACACTGTGTGGGCCTTCATGAACATTCAGGAAATAACCTACACCATGACCGGTACCATGATTGTAATTCTGACCTTCAGCCCATGCCGGTTGCCTGGCCAGCATGTCCAGCTGGATGCCACGGGTACCACGCAGGAAACGAGCCCGTGCCAGGTTAATATGACACTTGAGCACCAGAGTGTAGTCTTTCTTCTCCTCTTCGGTCATTTCACCGCAGGCAAAAGTGCGGGTAATGTCTGTGGTGCCATCCGGGTATTGGCCTCCCGAATCAACCAGCAGAAGCCCCTTTGGCTGAACTGTAAGGCAGGTGTCTTCTTCAGCCCGATAATGAATGACCGCACCATTAGGCCCATATCCGGCAATGGTCGAAAAGCTTGGTCCTTTAAATTCAGGGGCCATTGCCCGGAACGCCTGAAGGTTTTCATCCAGGGTAACTTCGGTCAGGGTTCCCGTAGAAATCTGGTCTTCGAGCCAGCGCATAAATCGCACCATGGCGACACCATCTCGGCGATGGCAGTCATTCATGCGTTTG
This window harbors:
- the gmk gene encoding guanylate kinase, yielding MAKKGKLYIIAAPSGAGKTSLVKAMVQSTPHVKVSVSHTTRPIRPGETDGMNYHFTSKDAFLELMNQGRFLEHAEVFGNYYGTSEAWVREQLDTGEDVILEIDWQGAEQVRKLMPEAVSIFILPPSKEALRERLIGRGTDDLDVIERRMNQAVNEMSHYAEFDYLVINDEFDLALRDLQTIIRSRRLSIGWMQHYKSGLIEGLLN